Genomic DNA from Quadrisphaera setariae:
AGCGCGCGGTCCACCCGCCGTCGGCGCGACAGCGCCCCTCCCTCCCACGCGCCCCGAGTCCCGGGGCGCGCCGTCGGCTACCCGGCGCTCCCCCGCGCCGGCGAGAGGTGGACCCCGTGAGCACCAGCCAGACCCCCACCAGCAGCAGGAGCGCGCGCGTCGCCATCGACGTCGGCGGCACCTTCACCGACGTCGTGGAGCTGCTGCCCGGGACCGGGGCGCTGCGCTTCGAGAAGGTCCCGACCACCCCCGACGCCCCCACGCGCGGCGTGATGGCCGGCTTCGCGGCGACCAGCGGCGAGGTGTCCGCGGTGCGCACCTTCACGCACGGCACCACCCTCGGGCTGAACGCGCTCCTGACGCGCACCGGGGCGCGGACCGCCGTCGTCGGCACCCGCGGCTTCCGCGACGTGTACCTGCTGGGCCGCACGGACCGCCGCGTCAACTTCGACATCACCTACCGCAAGCCCACCGCGCTGCTGGAGCGCTGCGACACCTTCGAGGTGACCGAGCGCTCGTGGCACGACGGCTCGGTGGTGACGCCCTTCGACCGGGAGGACGCCGCCCGCGTGGCCCGCACCGTGGCCGAGCGCGGCTACGACGCGGTGGCGGTGTGCTTCCTGCACTCCTACGCCAACCCCGACCACGAGCTGGCGATGCGGGAGGTGCTGGCCGAGCTGGCCCCCGGGGTGACGGTGACGCTCTCGCACGAGCTGAGCCGCGAGTACCGCGAGTTCGAGCGCACCAGCACCGCCGTGCTCGACGCCTACGTCAAGCCGGTGGTGCGCCGCTACCTGGGGGCGCTCGAGGGAGAGCTGGAGACCGCGGGCTTCGGCGGCCGCTTCCTCATGACCCGCTCGGGCGGCGGCGCGATGAGCGCCACCGCCGCGCGCGAGCAGCCGGTCAGCCTCGTCCTGTCGGGTCCGGCGGGCGGCGTGGTCGGGGCGGTGGCCCTCGCTGAGGCGCTCGGGATGCCCGACCTCATCACCATCGACATGGGCGGCACCTCGCTGGACGCCTCCCTCGTGCTCGACGGTGAGCCGGTGCTGCACCAGGGCGCCGAGTTCGAGGGCATGCCGATCAACACCCCCTCCCTGTACATCCACACCATCGGCGCCGGCGGCGGGTCGCTGGGCTGGCTCGACGCCGCCGGGGCCCTGCAGGTCGGCCCGGCGAGCGCCGGGGCGGTGCCCGGGCCGGCCTCCTACGGCCGGGGCGGTGACCGCCCGACGTTCACCGACGCCGCCCTCGCCATCGGCTACCTGGGCACCGAGGCGCCGCTGGGCGGGACGCTGCGCCTGGACGCCGAGCTCGCGCACAAGGCCCTGCAGCCCCTCGCGGAGGAGCTGGGCCTGTCGGTGCCGGCGCTGGCGCGCGGCATGGTCGCCATCTCCACCACAAAGATCATGGGGGCCGTGCGGGCCATCACCGTGGAGGTGGGCCGCGACCCGAAGGACTTCGCGATGCTCTCCTTCGGCGGCGGCGGCGGGCTGGTGGCCGTCGACGTCGCCGTCGAGCTCGGGATCCCCACCGTGGTGGTGCCGCCGGGGCAGGGGGCGTTCTGCGCGTTCGGGATGCTCCTGGCCGACGTCCAGCACGACGCCTCGCGCACGGTGGTCACCGCCCTGGACGACCTCGACCCTGCGGAGGCCGACACCCAGTGGCGGGCGATGGAGGACGACGCCCGCGCGGCGCTCGCCGAGGAGGGCTTCACCGGTGACGCGGTGGTGGTGGCCCGCAGCCTGGACGTGCGCTACTCCGGCCAGGAGCACTCGGTGACCCTGCCCGTGGGCGCCGGCCCGCTGGACGCCGCCCGCGTCGCCGCGGACTTCGCGGCGCTGCACGAGCGCCAGTACGGGCACACGATGACCGACCCCGTGGAGGTGACGACGCTGCGGCTGCGCGCCACCGGTGTGGTCGACAAGCCGGAGCTGCCGCGCCTGCGCCAGCGCACCGCGTCCGACGGGCCGCTGCAGCGCGACGGCGAGCGAGCCGTCCACGTCAGCGAGGAGGCGCCCGCGGTGCCCTACGCCCTCTACACCCGCGAGGCGATGCTCGCCGGCGACGAGGTCGCCGGCCCCGCCGTCGTCACCGAGCACACCGCCACCACCGTGCTGCACGCCGGCGACGTGCTGCGCGTGGGCTCGCTCGGCGAGCTCGTCATCACCGTCGGCCAGCGCTGAGACCCGGAGGCACCCCATGAGCACGACCACCAGCACCGACGCGATCACCACCGAGGTCATCCGGCACGGCCTGCTGGCCAGCGCGGAGGAGATGGCGCGCAACCTGTGCCGCACCGCCTACAACACCGTGGTCTACGAGATCCACGACTACGGCATCGGGCTGCACGACGCCGCCGGCGACGTCGTGGCCGACGCCCCCGGCATCGCCGTGTTCACCCGCGGCAACGACCACGGCATCAAGCGCGCGGTGGAGTTCCTCGGGGCGGAGGCCATGAGGCCGGGTGACGTCTTCATCCTCAACTACCCGTACTGGTCGAGCGCCCACACGCTCGACCCGCTCGTCTTCGCCCCGATCCACGCCGACGACGAGGACGGCGCGCAGCAGCTCGTGGGCTTCGCCTCCTGCCGCATCCACGTGCTCGACCTCAAGCAGAAGGACCCGGGCTACGTGCTCGACTCCACCGACGCCTCGCAGGAGGGGATCTTCTTCCCCGCCACGCGGCTGTACGTCGAGGGCCGGCAGAACGACGACGTCTTCAACATCATCCGGTTCAACTCCCGGATGCCGGAGCGGACCATCGGCGACATCCAGGCGCAGGTCTCCGCCTGCGTCACGGGCCGCCGGCGGATGCAGGAGCTGGTCGCGAAGTACGGGATGGCGACCGTGCGGGCGGCGATGCGGGCGATCAACGAGCACGGCGAGAAGCTGGCGCGCCTGGCGCTGGCGGGGCTGCCGAAGGGCACCTGGACCGCGCACGACTTCGTCGACAACGACGGCGTCGACCTCGACCGCCTCATCAGGATGAACTGCACGGTGACCATCACCGACGACGAGTTCGTCATCGACTGGACCGGCTCGGAGACGGGCGTGCGCGGCCCCATCAACCTCCCCGTGGGGCAGACCGAGGCGTTCTGCTCGCTGGTCTTCAAGGCCATGACGACGCCGGACACGCCCGTGGTGGCGGGCAACTTCGCGCCGCTGCGGATCGTCACCGAGCCCGGTTCGGTGATGCACGCCGTGCACCCGATGCCGACCTTCACGCTGTGGACCGCCCTCATCGGCGGCGAGGTGGTGCTCAAGGCCCTCGCCCAGGGCATGCCCGACCGGGTGCCCGCCTCCTCCGGCGGTGACGTCTGCTCGATGATGGGCCTGGGCACCCACCCGCGCACCGGGGAGGCCTGGCTGGAGGCCACCAACGAGGCGGTGGGCTTCGGCGGGCACGCCGGGGGCGACGGCGAGGACGGGATCATGCACCTGTCGGAGCCGGGGTGCCGCAACAACCCCGTCGAGGTGCTGGAGACGAAGTCGTCGATGATCATCGACTCCTACGGCTACCGCCCCGACACCGGCGGCCCCGGCCGCCACCGCGGCGGCGTGGGCGTGGCCCGCAGCTACCGCTTCACCGGTCCCTCCACCGGCATCTGCCTGGTCTACAAGACCCGCACGAAGCCGTGGCCGGTGCTCGGGGGCATGCCCGGCGTCAACAACCAGGTCGTCCTCAACCCGGGCACCGACCGGGAGGTCGTGCAGGGCGGGTCGTACAACCACCTGGACGCGGGCGACGTGCTCGTCAACGCCACCGGTGGGGGCGGCGGGTACGGCGACCCGCTGCTGCGCGACCCCGCGGCCGTCGGCCGTGACGTGCGCAACGAGTTCGTCTCCGTGGGCGCGGCCCTGCGCGACTACGGCGTGGTGGTCTCGTCCGACGGCACCGTCGACGAGGCGGCCACCGCCGCCGAGCGGGCGTCGCGGGTGCCAGCATGAGCCTCACCGACCTCGTCGGCCCGGCCGGCCTCGTCGTCGTCGGCGCGGACGTCTGGGACGGTGAGTCCGACTCCACCGCTCCCGCCACCGTGGTCTGCGAGGGCGGCAGCGTCACCGAGGTGCTCGACCCCGGCGTCGCCTCGGACGCCGCGGTGACCCGCGTGCGCGAGGCCGGGGGCCGGGTGCTCGAGGCGGCGGGGCGTACGGTGCTGCCCGGGCTCATCGACGCCCACTGCCACGCCTACGCGGCGGCCCTGTCGCCCCGCGACATCGAGTCGTGGCCGCTCAGCTACGTCGCTCTCAACGCCCGGCGCCGCCTGGAGGCGGCTCTCGCGCGCGGCTTCACCACCGTGCGCGACGTGGCCGGTGGCGACGCCGGGCTGGCCCGGGCCCTGGAAGAGGGCCTGGTCGCCGGCCCGCGCTACCTCTACACCGGCGCCGCCCTGTCGCAGACCGGTGGGCACGGCGAGGTCCGCGGCCGCGGGGAGGAGCTGTGCGGGTGCAACGCCCACACCAGCGAGGTGGTCGACGGCGTCGACGCGCTGCGGCGCGCCGTCCGCGAGCGCTTCCACGGCGGGGCGCACGCCATCAAGGTGATGGCCTCCGGCGGGGTGGTCTCCGAGACCGACCCGATCCGGGTGCCGCAGTACTCCTCCGAAGAGCTGCGGGCGGTGTGCGACGAGGCGGCCCGGCGCGGCTCCTACGTGGCGGCGCACGCCTACTCGCCGGAGGCGATCGCCCACGCGGTGGCCGCGGGGGTGCGCAGCGTCGAGCACGGGAACCTGCTCGACGCCCCGACGGCGGCGCTGATGGCCGAGCGGGAGGCGGTGCTCGTGGCGACCCTCGGCTGCTACGAGGCGATGGCCCGCCGCGGCGCTGACCTCGGCATGAGCCCGGTGGCGCAGGCGAAGAACCGG
This window encodes:
- a CDS encoding hydantoinase/oxoprolinase family protein, yielding MSTSQTPTSSRSARVAIDVGGTFTDVVELLPGTGALRFEKVPTTPDAPTRGVMAGFAATSGEVSAVRTFTHGTTLGLNALLTRTGARTAVVGTRGFRDVYLLGRTDRRVNFDITYRKPTALLERCDTFEVTERSWHDGSVVTPFDREDAARVARTVAERGYDAVAVCFLHSYANPDHELAMREVLAELAPGVTVTLSHELSREYREFERTSTAVLDAYVKPVVRRYLGALEGELETAGFGGRFLMTRSGGGAMSATAAREQPVSLVLSGPAGGVVGAVALAEALGMPDLITIDMGGTSLDASLVLDGEPVLHQGAEFEGMPINTPSLYIHTIGAGGGSLGWLDAAGALQVGPASAGAVPGPASYGRGGDRPTFTDAALAIGYLGTEAPLGGTLRLDAELAHKALQPLAEELGLSVPALARGMVAISTTKIMGAVRAITVEVGRDPKDFAMLSFGGGGGLVAVDVAVELGIPTVVVPPGQGAFCAFGMLLADVQHDASRTVVTALDDLDPAEADTQWRAMEDDARAALAEEGFTGDAVVVARSLDVRYSGQEHSVTLPVGAGPLDAARVAADFAALHERQYGHTMTDPVEVTTLRLRATGVVDKPELPRLRQRTASDGPLQRDGERAVHVSEEAPAVPYALYTREAMLAGDEVAGPAVVTEHTATTVLHAGDVLRVGSLGELVITVGQR
- a CDS encoding hydantoinase B/oxoprolinase family protein; this translates as MSTTTSTDAITTEVIRHGLLASAEEMARNLCRTAYNTVVYEIHDYGIGLHDAAGDVVADAPGIAVFTRGNDHGIKRAVEFLGAEAMRPGDVFILNYPYWSSAHTLDPLVFAPIHADDEDGAQQLVGFASCRIHVLDLKQKDPGYVLDSTDASQEGIFFPATRLYVEGRQNDDVFNIIRFNSRMPERTIGDIQAQVSACVTGRRRMQELVAKYGMATVRAAMRAINEHGEKLARLALAGLPKGTWTAHDFVDNDGVDLDRLIRMNCTVTITDDEFVIDWTGSETGVRGPINLPVGQTEAFCSLVFKAMTTPDTPVVAGNFAPLRIVTEPGSVMHAVHPMPTFTLWTALIGGEVVLKALAQGMPDRVPASSGGDVCSMMGLGTHPRTGEAWLEATNEAVGFGGHAGGDGEDGIMHLSEPGCRNNPVEVLETKSSMIIDSYGYRPDTGGPGRHRGGVGVARSYRFTGPSTGICLVYKTRTKPWPVLGGMPGVNNQVVLNPGTDREVVQGGSYNHLDAGDVLVNATGGGGGYGDPLLRDPAAVGRDVRNEFVSVGAALRDYGVVVSSDGTVDEAATAAERASRVPA
- a CDS encoding metal-dependent hydrolase family protein → MSLTDLVGPAGLVVVGADVWDGESDSTAPATVVCEGGSVTEVLDPGVASDAAVTRVREAGGRVLEAAGRTVLPGLIDAHCHAYAAALSPRDIESWPLSYVALNARRRLEAALARGFTTVRDVAGGDAGLARALEEGLVAGPRYLYTGAALSQTGGHGEVRGRGEELCGCNAHTSEVVDGVDALRRAVRERFHGGAHAIKVMASGGVVSETDPIRVPQYSSEELRAVCDEAARRGSYVAAHAYSPEAIAHAVAAGVRSVEHGNLLDAPTAALMAEREAVLVATLGCYEAMARRGADLGMSPVAQAKNREVLAAGRDAVGLAVAAGVPVGFGSDLMGPLEDEQLACLRLHLDVLGPLQGLRSATSVNADVLQRPDLGRVRVGSAADLLVVDGDPFTRPDVLWGPPSGRTVVLGGRVLRVGG